One Dehalococcoidia bacterium DNA window includes the following coding sequences:
- a CDS encoding AAA family ATPase: MMRIGFAGVPGSGKTSTARGLAAACRGIKGLENVELSAEYARRYIIKHGGITDIWEQFRILKKQMDWEESVGDANLVITDAPIFMGMMYAQMLSKGTPKDVMVMNDLFSELNKANNPRPRYDIIFHLPPLLKPVDDGVRPASNFDPHWREKANNSLLGVFEVFKPYLFFTVDLPNLEMRVEWCRELIAEYIRQCNEAGATLRQDNFDAPPLPDVFYIEVNGIIHRADAHGIAKCEHASAAPQRLMPVKGQQCPICFGGGSA, from the coding sequence ATGATGAGGATTGGATTTGCCGGAGTTCCCGGTTCAGGCAAGACATCGACCGCCCGAGGGCTCGCGGCTGCTTGTCGAGGAATCAAGGGTCTTGAGAACGTTGAGTTGTCAGCCGAGTATGCCCGGCGCTATATCATCAAGCATGGTGGGATCACGGACATCTGGGAGCAGTTTCGCATCCTGAAGAAGCAGATGGACTGGGAGGAATCGGTCGGCGACGCTAATCTCGTCATCACCGATGCCCCGATCTTTATGGGCATGATGTATGCTCAGATGCTTTCCAAGGGCACGCCCAAAGACGTGATGGTGATGAATGATCTCTTCAGTGAGCTGAACAAGGCCAACAACCCGAGGCCACGATATGACATCATCTTCCATTTGCCGCCGCTCCTGAAGCCCGTAGACGACGGTGTGCGTCCGGCCAGCAACTTTGACCCGCACTGGCGAGAAAAGGCCAACAATTCGCTTCTGGGTGTCTTTGAGGTATTCAAACCCTACCTCTTCTTCACCGTGGACCTGCCGAACCTCGAAATGAGGGTAGAATGGTGCCGTGAATTGATCGCGGAATACATCAGGCAGTGCAATGAAGCCGGTGCAACCCTACGCCAGGATAACTTCGACGCTCCGCCACTGCCCGATGTCTTCTATATCGAGGTAAACGGCATCATCCATCGCGCCGACGCCCACGGGATCGCCAAATGTGAGCATGCAAGCGCAGCTCCTCAACGACTCATGCCCGTGAAAGGTCAGCAGTGCCCGATCTGTTTTGGTGGAGGTTCAGCATGA
- the galE gene encoding UDP-glucose 4-epimerase GalE: protein MAILITGGCGYIGSHTVKALVEKGEKVLVIDNLSAGHQSAIDYGSLTYGSCGGASALRRLFKNYDIEAVIHFAAKASVPDSCINPDAYYHSNVCNTLVLLGTMADFGCKKIIFSSSAAVYGEPASIPIREDAPKNPTNPYGRTKLMIEQVLADYEVAYDLKHISFRYFNAAGAAVDGSIGEDHRPEQHLIPSAIKAIQEGTVLNVYGTEWDTPDGTCIRDFVHVSDIAEAHIAGLNALRNGNESDVFNLGGHCGFSVLEVVQAIERITDHTIPLKFCEARPGDPARLVADGSRSMGLYTPRYGLDDIIETAWRWHRDHPRGYND from the coding sequence ATGGCAATACTCATCACCGGGGGCTGCGGCTACATAGGCAGTCATACCGTCAAAGCTCTTGTAGAGAAAGGGGAAAAGGTTCTTGTTATCGACAATCTCAGCGCCGGGCATCAATCAGCCATCGATTATGGCTCTCTGACCTACGGCAGCTGTGGCGGAGCCAGCGCACTCCGACGATTGTTCAAGAACTACGACATTGAAGCTGTAATCCACTTCGCGGCCAAAGCGTCCGTGCCGGATTCATGCATCAACCCCGACGCCTATTATCATTCTAACGTCTGCAATACTTTGGTGCTTCTTGGCACCATGGCGGACTTCGGCTGCAAAAAGATCATCTTCTCCTCGTCTGCCGCCGTGTACGGCGAACCTGCGAGCATTCCGATCCGTGAAGATGCGCCCAAGAATCCCACGAACCCCTATGGTCGGACAAAACTGATGATCGAACAGGTCTTGGCCGACTACGAAGTAGCCTACGATCTGAAACATATCTCGTTCCGCTACTTCAATGCAGCTGGAGCAGCAGTTGATGGCTCCATCGGTGAGGATCATCGCCCCGAACAGCATCTCATCCCGAGTGCCATAAAAGCCATCCAGGAGGGCACGGTCTTGAATGTCTACGGCACCGAGTGGGATACTCCTGATGGCACATGCATCCGGGATTTCGTCCATGTGTCCGACATCGCCGAAGCTCATATCGCAGGTTTGAACGCCTTGCGAAACGGGAATGAAAGTGACGTATTCAACCTCGGCGGACATTGCGGATTTTCCGTGCTTGAAGTTGTCCAGGCCATTGAACGGATCACCGATCATACGATACCTCTCAAGTTCTGCGAGGCTCGTCCTGGTGATCCGGCAAGGCTGGTAGCTGATGGTAGTCGAAGCATGGGGTTGTATACTCCGCGCTATGGCCTCGATGACATCATTGAAACGGCCTGGCGCTGGCACCGAGATCATCCGAGAGGATACAACGACTAA